In Sandaracinaceae bacterium, the following proteins share a genomic window:
- a CDS encoding GNAT family N-acetyltransferase gives MSEQPTSVTIREAQEDDVVAIAGLYRACYGDDYPFVEFYDHAWIKRGVYDSGIRWYVAVADDLGGRLLGSAAIMLNAGDADDQVSEIGRLVVHPDGRGRDLATQLVERVVRDADELSDFAFAECRSAHAGSQVIFHRLGFHVVGAEPLAYELGAYETVFFVCRLSEGARVLRRGAPLVAPEVYELACHALHNCGIEVDVRVSPDARPHPVERERDDLVLEDMQSRQHYRLLRMGRQHFLDPDVFGSFRLEHGNLKLKQHAARYLVLRSGEAVVAGIGFTWDDVDRKVKVFELVAADARYKGTLLERAIAHIEAELDPRYIALDVNAHATATQASLVRLGFAPCVYAPSMVYVMGERFDVVKMVKLRQEPRLDHWVVIDAMRRAAVLVKDAVWDTARGSTVDRITRELSLFRGLRDADVRTLGARCRELSYAPGEVVFGEGTQEQALFVVIEGAVQIERRAEDGSAEPVATIGERGVFGEMALVEQLPRSATARATAPSRLLVLSPRDFDAFVQERPEAGVVVLRNLAVVLSERLRKASVAPPAG, from the coding sequence ATGAGTGAACAGCCGACCTCCGTGACGATCCGAGAAGCCCAAGAGGACGACGTGGTGGCCATCGCTGGCCTCTACCGGGCCTGCTACGGGGATGACTATCCGTTCGTGGAGTTCTACGATCACGCGTGGATCAAGCGTGGTGTGTACGACTCGGGGATCCGCTGGTACGTGGCGGTCGCCGACGACCTCGGGGGGCGACTGCTGGGCTCCGCGGCCATCATGCTCAACGCAGGCGATGCCGACGACCAGGTGAGCGAGATCGGCCGCTTGGTGGTGCACCCCGACGGGCGCGGGCGCGACCTGGCCACGCAGCTGGTGGAGCGGGTGGTGAGGGACGCCGACGAGCTGAGCGACTTCGCCTTCGCGGAGTGCCGCAGCGCCCACGCCGGCTCGCAGGTCATCTTCCATCGGCTGGGCTTTCACGTGGTGGGCGCGGAGCCGCTGGCGTACGAGCTGGGCGCCTACGAGACGGTGTTCTTCGTCTGCCGCCTGAGCGAGGGGGCACGCGTGCTGCGGCGAGGTGCGCCGCTGGTGGCCCCCGAGGTCTACGAGCTGGCGTGCCACGCGCTCCACAACTGCGGCATCGAGGTGGACGTGCGGGTGTCCCCCGACGCGCGCCCTCACCCGGTGGAGCGTGAGCGCGACGACCTGGTGCTGGAGGACATGCAGAGCCGCCAGCACTACCGCCTGCTGCGCATGGGACGGCAGCACTTCCTCGACCCCGACGTGTTCGGCTCGTTCCGCCTGGAGCACGGCAACCTCAAGCTCAAGCAGCACGCCGCACGCTACCTGGTGCTGCGCTCGGGCGAGGCCGTCGTGGCGGGCATCGGCTTCACGTGGGACGACGTGGACCGCAAGGTCAAAGTCTTCGAGCTGGTCGCCGCCGACGCACGCTACAAGGGCACGCTCCTCGAGCGTGCCATCGCGCACATCGAGGCCGAGCTGGACCCGCGCTACATCGCGCTCGACGTGAACGCGCACGCCACGGCCACCCAGGCCAGCCTGGTGCGCTTGGGGTTCGCGCCCTGCGTGTACGCGCCGTCGATGGTGTACGTGATGGGCGAGCGCTTCGACGTGGTGAAGATGGTGAAGCTGCGGCAAGAGCCGCGCCTCGACCACTGGGTGGTGATCGACGCCATGCGGCGCGCCGCCGTGCTGGTGAAAGACGCCGTCTGGGACACCGCGCGCGGCTCCACGGTGGACCGCATCACGCGCGAGCTCTCGCTCTTTCGCGGGCTGCGCGACGCGGACGTGCGCACATTGGGCGCGCGCTGCCGCGAGTTGAGCTACGCGCCCGGCGAGGTGGTGTTCGGCGAGGGGACCCAGGAGCAGGCCTTGTTCGTGGTCATCGAGGGCGCGGTGCAGATCGAGAGGCGCGCCGAGGACGGGTCTGCGGAGCCCGTGGCGACCATCGGCGAGCGTGGCGTGTTCGGCGAGATGGCCTTGGTGGAGCAGCTGCCGCGCAGCGCCACGGCGCGCGCCACGGCCCCCAGCCGCCTGCTGGTGCTGTCTCCTCGGGACTTCGACGCGTTCGTGCAAGAACGCCCAGAGGCGGGGGTCGTCGTGCTCCGCAACCTGGCGGTGGTGCTGAGCGAGCGCCTGCGCAAGGCGTCCGTCGCACCGCCAGCGGGCTGA
- the rlmN gene encoding 23S rRNA (adenine(2503)-C(2))-methyltransferase RlmN, whose translation MSLPIPDLVPAQHPLERLPEEWAEVLGAWGEPRYRGLQVFQWIHQRGVLDPDAMTNLPKSLRVRLREEGLALPLTVSHLHPSGDGTRKLLVRMGDGSEVETVLIPQLEKADPDAEGDDEVSGAGEGGPAWVPGAVVTQCISSQVGCAMGCVFCASGVMGLKRHMSAAEIVSQVLLGRSLTTEREHLRNIVLMGMGEPLHNYENVARALVLLTHPDGLALGKRRVTLSTSGLVPQIDRLARDFEGQVQLAISLHAVTDERRSSIMPVNRKHSLADLVACLKRYPLPKRRRITIEYTLIRGVNDDLRDADALVKLLRGVPAKVNLIPMNPIAESALAAPREDGVAAFRARLFERGLSAFVRKTRGDDIAAACGQLAYHGDDGRRRRLPVA comes from the coding sequence ATGAGCCTGCCCATCCCCGACCTGGTGCCCGCCCAGCACCCCCTCGAGCGTCTGCCCGAGGAGTGGGCCGAGGTGCTCGGCGCATGGGGTGAGCCGCGCTACCGAGGCCTACAGGTGTTCCAGTGGATCCACCAGCGCGGCGTGCTGGACCCGGACGCCATGACCAACCTGCCCAAGTCGCTGCGGGTGCGGCTGCGCGAAGAGGGGCTCGCGTTGCCGCTGACGGTGTCGCATCTGCACCCGTCCGGCGACGGAACGCGCAAGCTGCTGGTGCGCATGGGCGACGGGTCGGAGGTGGAGACGGTGCTCATCCCCCAGCTGGAGAAGGCCGACCCCGACGCGGAGGGCGACGACGAGGTCAGTGGCGCGGGGGAGGGCGGCCCTGCCTGGGTGCCGGGCGCCGTCGTGACGCAGTGCATCTCGAGCCAGGTGGGGTGCGCCATGGGCTGCGTGTTCTGCGCGTCGGGCGTCATGGGGCTCAAGCGCCACATGAGCGCCGCCGAGATCGTGAGCCAGGTGCTGCTGGGGCGCAGCCTGACCACGGAACGCGAGCACCTACGCAACATCGTGCTCATGGGCATGGGCGAGCCCCTGCACAACTACGAGAACGTCGCCCGCGCGCTCGTGCTGCTGACGCACCCGGATGGCCTGGCGCTGGGCAAGCGCCGCGTGACGCTGTCCACCAGCGGGCTGGTGCCACAGATCGACCGCCTCGCGCGGGACTTCGAGGGGCAGGTGCAGCTCGCCATCAGCTTGCACGCCGTCACGGACGAGCGGCGCTCCTCGATCATGCCGGTCAACCGCAAGCACTCGCTCGCGGACCTGGTCGCCTGCCTCAAGCGCTACCCGCTCCCGAAGCGCCGTCGCATCACCATCGAGTACACGCTCATTCGCGGCGTGAATGACGACCTGCGCGACGCGGACGCCCTCGTGAAGCTGCTGCGCGGCGTGCCGGCCAAGGTGAACCTGATCCCCATGAACCCCATCGCGGAGAGCGCGCTGGCGGCCCCACGAGAGGACGGGGTCGCGGCGTTCCGCGCGCGGCTGTTCGAGCGGGGCCTGTCGGCGTTCGTGCGCAAGACGCGCGGGGACGACATCGCGGCGGCGTGCGGGCAGCTGGCCTACCACGGGGACGACGGCCGCCGCCGGCGGCTGCCGGTCGCGTAG
- a CDS encoding PEP/pyruvate-binding domain-containing protein, whose translation MTTTNDPYVPLEDAREERRFGGKAVQCGAAARAGLPVPQGFALAGDAAAHFSSPACDAALEHMLHALGGLVAVRSSAVGEDAADASFAGQHATVLGVRSVDGMRAALREVYDSAGTPAALAYREKLGLDAACCMGVVVQRLVRADAAGVLFSRDPVTGADVRVIEAAWGLGEVVVQGLVTPDRFRVARGGHVLERVAGDKDLMIRWSDAGGTEEVDVAGDRVTQLCLSDEQLRSLDGLTSVCEEVFGGTQDLEFAFADGLLHLLQRRAITRG comes from the coding sequence ATGACCACGACGAACGACCCCTACGTCCCGCTCGAAGATGCGCGCGAGGAGCGCCGCTTCGGCGGCAAGGCCGTCCAGTGCGGTGCCGCGGCGCGCGCTGGGCTGCCCGTTCCCCAAGGCTTCGCGCTCGCGGGCGACGCGGCTGCGCACTTCTCGTCGCCCGCGTGCGACGCCGCCCTCGAGCACATGCTCCACGCGCTCGGCGGGTTGGTCGCCGTCCGCTCGAGCGCGGTGGGGGAGGACGCCGCGGACGCGAGCTTCGCCGGGCAGCACGCCACGGTGTTGGGGGTGCGCAGCGTCGATGGGATGCGCGCTGCGCTGCGCGAGGTCTACGACTCGGCCGGGACCCCAGCCGCGTTGGCCTACCGCGAGAAGCTGGGCCTCGACGCCGCGTGCTGCATGGGCGTGGTCGTGCAGCGCCTCGTCCGAGCCGATGCGGCCGGGGTCCTGTTCAGCCGCGACCCCGTCACGGGCGCCGACGTGCGCGTCATCGAGGCCGCGTGGGGACTCGGCGAGGTGGTGGTTCAGGGTCTCGTGACCCCCGACCGGTTTCGCGTTGCGCGTGGGGGCCACGTCCTCGAGCGCGTCGCGGGCGACAAGGACCTCATGATCCGTTGGTCGGACGCGGGGGGAACCGAAGAGGTCGACGTGGCGGGTGACCGCGTGACCCAGCTGTGCCTGAGCGACGAGCAGCTGCGCTCGCTCGACGGGCTCACATCGGTCTGCGAGGAGGTCTTCGGGGGCACCCAGGACCTCGAGTTCGCCTTCGCGGACGGCTTACTGCACCTCCTCCAGCGGCGCGCGATCACCCGTGGCTGA
- a CDS encoding UTP--glucose-1-phosphate uridylyltransferase: MSGSNDALGDTDAQTREFLLRFGFDAERLAELRARLHASAARADNHVVGELEPVDAEALRALPNPGSEEHRELTEAGEAAIRAGRVGVLMLAGGMATRFGAVVKALAEAYDGKSFLDLKLEDAARVASRLDARVPVLIMSSFATDEALRAALGDTNVALPIEVFAQEVSLRLTPDGALHRDAGGALSPYATGHGDLTFALRRSGALRRFVDAGGELLLMSNVDNLVATLDPAVIGAHLVGGKVVTAEVAPKVPGDQGGIPLSVDGVPQVVEGFRLPPGFDQDSVPVFNTNTMVLDARAIDRDFELDWFVVNKKVDGAPVVQFERLVGQVTAHLPTQFLQVPRDGSRCRFAPIKVPEDLERQRELIAAVLRG, encoded by the coding sequence ATGAGTGGTTCGAACGATGCTCTCGGGGATACGGACGCCCAGACCCGTGAATTTCTTCTGCGCTTCGGTTTCGATGCCGAGCGCCTCGCGGAGCTGCGAGCGCGGCTGCACGCCAGCGCGGCTCGCGCGGACAACCACGTGGTCGGCGAGCTCGAGCCCGTGGACGCCGAGGCGCTGCGGGCCCTGCCGAACCCAGGCAGCGAAGAACACCGCGAGCTGACCGAGGCTGGCGAAGCTGCGATCCGCGCAGGGCGGGTGGGCGTGCTGATGCTCGCCGGGGGAATGGCGACCCGCTTCGGCGCAGTCGTGAAGGCGCTGGCCGAGGCGTATGACGGGAAGTCGTTCCTGGACCTCAAGCTGGAAGACGCCGCCCGAGTTGCGTCTCGGCTCGACGCGCGCGTCCCCGTTCTCATCATGAGCAGCTTCGCGACCGACGAGGCGCTGCGCGCGGCGCTGGGGGACACGAACGTGGCGCTCCCGATCGAAGTGTTCGCGCAAGAGGTCTCGCTGCGCCTCACCCCGGACGGCGCCCTCCACCGCGACGCGGGGGGCGCCCTGTCCCCCTACGCGACGGGGCACGGCGACCTGACCTTCGCGCTGCGCCGTAGCGGCGCGCTGCGGCGCTTCGTCGACGCCGGCGGCGAGCTGCTGCTGATGAGCAACGTGGACAACCTCGTGGCCACCCTCGACCCGGCCGTGATCGGGGCACACCTCGTGGGCGGGAAGGTGGTGACCGCCGAGGTGGCGCCCAAGGTGCCGGGCGATCAGGGGGGCATTCCGCTTTCGGTGGACGGGGTGCCACAGGTGGTCGAGGGGTTCCGCCTGCCCCCCGGCTTCGACCAGGACAGCGTGCCCGTCTTCAACACGAACACCATGGTGCTCGACGCGCGCGCCATCGATCGGGACTTCGAGCTCGACTGGTTCGTGGTGAACAAGAAGGTGGACGGCGCACCCGTCGTGCAATTCGAGAGGCTGGTGGGACAGGTCACGGCCCACCTGCCCACCCAGTTCCTACAGGTGCCGCGTGATGGGAGCCGCTGCCGCTTCGCGCCCATCAAGGTGCCCGAGGACCTCGAGCGTCAGCGCGAGCTGATCGCGGCGGTGCTCAGGGGCTGA
- a CDS encoding TIGR02452 family protein — translation MSLKGTAKETLAILERGELERADGARVSFARELLASVNGTEHLTPAALDRWLAGPPSRGTGVMDVQVTPESTQVAAHRLVHGEGVADLVLLNFASAKNAGGGFLNGAKAQEEDLARCSALYPCLRAAPGYYTANRNPAVSMLYTDHMIYSPRVPFFRVRSRELLDHVFLASVITAPAPNAGQHRRREGTEVEIEAALRRRAGLVLALAEARGHRSLLLGAWGCGVFQNRAALVADAFGTWLESERFARSFARVCFAVLDKPGDTRAAFEQRFARHAG, via the coding sequence ATGTCGCTCAAAGGCACAGCCAAGGAGACGCTCGCGATCCTCGAGCGCGGCGAACTCGAACGGGCCGACGGCGCGCGGGTGTCGTTCGCGCGCGAGCTGCTCGCGTCGGTGAACGGTACGGAACACCTGACCCCGGCCGCGCTCGACCGCTGGCTCGCGGGTCCACCGTCTCGCGGCACGGGCGTGATGGACGTGCAGGTCACACCGGAGTCGACGCAGGTCGCGGCGCACCGTCTGGTGCATGGTGAGGGCGTCGCCGACCTCGTCCTGCTGAACTTCGCGTCGGCCAAGAACGCGGGCGGTGGGTTCCTGAACGGCGCGAAGGCGCAAGAGGAAGACCTCGCGCGGTGCTCTGCGCTCTATCCGTGTCTGCGCGCCGCGCCGGGGTACTACACGGCGAACCGCAACCCCGCCGTGTCGATGCTCTACACGGACCACATGATCTACTCCCCGCGCGTCCCGTTCTTTCGCGTGCGGAGCCGGGAGTTGCTGGACCACGTGTTCCTGGCGTCGGTCATCACGGCGCCCGCCCCCAACGCAGGCCAGCACCGCCGCCGAGAAGGCACCGAGGTCGAGATCGAGGCCGCGCTGAGGCGGCGGGCGGGGCTCGTCCTCGCCTTGGCGGAGGCTCGAGGGCATCGCTCGCTGCTGCTCGGCGCGTGGGGCTGCGGCGTCTTCCAGAACCGTGCCGCGCTGGTGGCCGACGCGTTCGGGACTTGGCTCGAGAGTGAGCGCTTCGCCCGGTCGTTCGCGCGCGTGTGTTTCGCGGTGCTCGACAAGCCGGGAGACACCCGCGCCGCGTTCGAGCAGCGCTTCGCGCGCCACGCGGGCTGA
- a CDS encoding MFS transporter has product MVDAPERAFPRALVAALALSAMLSPLNSTMLSVVLTPIGREFDTGDAYLTQLLVTSYLITSIVMQAPGGKLGDRLGHRHALGLGQLAFLLGSLGAFIAPSENWLGLARVVMASGGALIVPSASALLRLELPPDKRGRAFGMFGSAMALSAAIGPPLGGFIAGHFGWRATFLVNLAVLPVAAGLARVGHSPHGPSPSLRGFRFDGVGSLLLGAALTAVVVGARLEGALRWGTLAAGGAGVMAFYVWERRHPEPVVDLSLLTRPVFVAGGMVVALQNLAMYALLFELPIMLGKLDRPEPVDPGPLLGALMVSMVVASPIAGRLADHFGARPIAVSGCLSTLAGLGVLFVTPVDQTTRLIPGLVCLGLGLGLSSSPSQASAMTASPRESSGVAGALLATLRYLGGVLGIVLLGLVLHDDATGAVAAHDHTSALTCFGVALVGALGCALVLPGKAPPTTGTATRV; this is encoded by the coding sequence ATGGTCGACGCACCGGAGCGGGCCTTCCCCCGTGCGCTCGTCGCGGCGCTCGCGCTGTCGGCCATGTTGTCACCGCTCAACAGCACCATGCTGAGCGTCGTCCTGACGCCCATCGGTCGCGAGTTCGATACGGGTGACGCCTACCTCACCCAGCTGCTGGTCACGAGCTACCTCATCACCAGCATCGTGATGCAGGCGCCCGGCGGGAAGCTCGGCGACCGACTCGGGCACCGCCACGCGCTCGGGCTCGGGCAGCTCGCGTTCCTGCTGGGCTCGCTGGGGGCGTTCATCGCCCCTTCGGAGAACTGGCTGGGCCTCGCGCGCGTGGTCATGGCGAGCGGGGGCGCGCTCATCGTCCCCAGCGCCAGCGCTCTCTTGCGCCTCGAGCTGCCTCCCGACAAGCGCGGTCGCGCGTTCGGCATGTTCGGGTCCGCGATGGCGTTGTCGGCCGCCATCGGCCCCCCGCTCGGTGGCTTCATCGCCGGGCACTTCGGCTGGCGCGCGACCTTCCTCGTGAACCTGGCCGTCCTCCCCGTCGCGGCAGGCTTGGCGCGCGTCGGCCACTCGCCCCACGGCCCCTCGCCTTCACTGCGCGGGTTCCGCTTCGACGGTGTCGGCTCGTTGTTGCTCGGCGCCGCGCTCACCGCGGTGGTCGTGGGCGCGCGCCTCGAGGGCGCTCTGCGCTGGGGCACACTCGCAGCCGGTGGGGCCGGGGTGATGGCCTTCTACGTCTGGGAGCGACGCCACCCCGAGCCCGTCGTGGACCTCTCGCTCCTGACGCGCCCCGTGTTCGTGGCGGGGGGGATGGTCGTCGCGCTCCAGAACCTCGCCATGTACGCGCTGCTGTTCGAGCTGCCCATCATGCTCGGCAAGCTGGACCGCCCCGAGCCGGTGGACCCCGGGCCGCTGCTGGGAGCGCTGATGGTGTCGATGGTGGTGGCGTCTCCCATCGCGGGGAGGTTGGCCGATCACTTCGGCGCGCGACCCATCGCGGTCTCCGGGTGCCTCTCCACGCTCGCGGGGCTCGGCGTCTTGTTCGTCACGCCGGTCGACCAGACCACGCGCTTGATCCCCGGCCTGGTCTGCCTCGGGCTCGGACTGGGCCTGTCGTCTTCCCCTTCACAGGCCTCCGCGATGACGGCGTCGCCGCGCGAGTCGAGCGGCGTGGCGGGCGCCTTGCTCGCGACGCTCCGCTACCTGGGAGGTGTTCTCGGCATCGTCCTCCTGGGCCTCGTGCTGCACGACGACGCGACGGGCGCCGTAGCAGCCCACGACCACACGAGCGCGCTGACGTGCTTCGGCGTCGCCCTCGTGGGCGCGCTGGGGTGTGCCCTGGTGCTCCCGGGCAAGGCGCCGCCGACGACCGGGACTGCGACACGCGTCTGA